One window from the genome of Eucalyptus grandis isolate ANBG69807.140 chromosome 7, ASM1654582v1, whole genome shotgun sequence encodes:
- the LOC104454520 gene encoding pentatricopeptide repeat-containing protein At4g28010, whose translation MTTSLSTSPIRLGRQSELACVCRRLFSAAPAPAPIAPQTDIEHQLRSLCEKPNARFAEAASLLHLAIDSGSSPSSATCSYLVDALVKSKNYDLVLAVYAKMASSGIPPYFKTLRGVVESFVDAGGVGHACGVVGLILKRGYDLNVFVMNVILKGLCRKGEVQGAVDLFRSMERNGVKPDAYSYNTLVNGLCKAKKVEEARSLLVEMKRLSCCPNSVTYTTLMDGLCKEGRPEEALEIMVDMRENGLDVDVFVYGALMNGFIRVGKFDRGRELFDEMLEKGISPNVVTFGCLVHGLSKMGKWEEAIHVLDAMAERGSFPDVFVYTSLIDGLFKEGKVKKALEMFDLMVKKGQQPSSVTYNVVIYGMCKEGLMREAFEVFETMRMKGEKPDVHTYNSLLMGLCNKGRVDEALHLFNLMVKDKDYAEPDVMTFNMIMHGLCKEGRVAEAENIYKKMVARGSCGNIVTLNTLLGGYLSKGNIKHAMEVWKRIIELGLVPNSSTYSIMINAFCKTGMVSMAKGLFNKMRACKPGPTLSDCNTLLGLLCKEDQLDQARALFKEIRDNREPDLITFNTMIDGTFKARDFQAAKDLLKEMLNRGLAPDIFTFSTLINRLSKAGLLDEAKEIYDRMISVGYAPDCIVLDSLLKGFSSKGDAKGVMSLLHQMSDLDVILDKKIIATIVSCLCQNSSNLDVNDLPNFSESKSGVGMRCTELLSTLGKSHPDLQISIV comes from the coding sequence ATGACCACATCGCTTTCTACTTCTCCGATCAGACTCGGCCGCCAATCCGAGCTCGCGTGCGTCTGTCGGAGGCTCTTCTcggcggcgccggcgccggcgccaaTCGCTCCTCAAACCGACATAGAGCATCAATTGAGATCGCTCTGCGAGAAGCCCAATGCGCGATTCGCGGAGGCCGCCTCGCTCCTCCACCTCGCCATCGATTCAGGTTCGTCCCCTTCCAGCGCGACCTGCAGCTACCTCGTGGATGCGCTGGTGAAGTCCAAGAACTACGATTTGGTGTTGGCGGTGTACGCGAAGATGGCGAGTTCTGGTATTCCTCCGTATTTTAAGACGCTGAGAGGTGTGGTGGAGTCTTTTGTAGATGCGGGCGGGGTGGGGCATGCGTGCGGGGTGGTGGGGTTGATTCTGAAGCGTGGGTATGACCTGaatgtgtttgttatgaatgTTATATTGAAAGGACTGTGTAGGAAAGGCGAGGTCCAGGGTGCAGTTGATTTGTTTCGCAGTATGGAAAGGAATGGTGTGAAGCCGGATGCTTATAGTTATAATACGCTGGTGAATGGACTGTGCAAGGCCAAGAAAGTTGAAGAAGCTCGGTCTTTGTTAGTTGAGATGAAGAGGTTGAGCTGTTGCCCGAATTCGGTCACATACACCACTCTGATGGATGGTCTTTGTAAGGAAGGTAGACCGGAAGAGGCATTGGAGATAATGGTGGATATGAGGGAGAACGGTCTGGATGTGGATGTTTTCGTATACGGAGCTCTTATGAATGGATTCATTCGAGTGGGGAAGTTTGACAGAGGAAGAGAACTTTTCGACGAGATGTTGGAAAAAGGGATTTCTCCAAATGTGGTCACTTTCGGTTGCTTAGTGCATGGTCTTTCTAAGATGGGTAAGTGGGAGGAAGCCATACACGTATTAGATGCTATGGCAGAACGTGGGAGTTTTCCTGATGTTTTTGTTTACACGAGTTTGATTGATGGTCTTTTCAAAGAGGGGAAAGTGAAAAAGGCCTTGGAGATGTTTGATTTAATGGTAAAAAAAGGTCAACAACCAAGTTCCGTTACATATAATGTAGTAATTTATGGAATGTGCAAGGAAGGTCTGATGAGAGAAGCTTTTGAAGTTTTTGAAACTATGAGAATGAAAGGTGAAAAGCCTGATGTGCATACCTATAATTCGCTGCTGATGGGACTTTGCAATAAGGGCAGGGTTGATGAGGCATTGCATCTTTTTAATCTTATGGTGAAAGACAAGGATTATGCCGAGCCGGATGTCATGACATTTAACATGATAATGCATGGGCTTTGCAAAGAAGGACGTGTAGCTGAGGCTGAGAACATATATAAGAAGATGGTTGCAAGGGGGAGTTGTGGTAATATAGTTACTCTTAACACTTTGCTTGGTGGGTATCTAAGTAAAGGAAATATAAAGCATGCTATGGAAGTTTGGAAAAGAATCATTGAGTTGGGACTTGTGCCAAATTCAAGCACTTATAGCATCATGATAAATGCATTTTGCAAAACAGGCATGGTGAGCATGGCAAAGGGACTATTCAACAAAATGAGAGCTTGCAAGCCTGGTCCTACCTTGTCTGATTGTAATACATTGCTGGGCCTTCTTTGCAAAGAGGATCAGTTGGATCAAGCAAGGgcattatttaaagaaataagagatAATCGTGAACCAGATCTTATCACATTCAATACTATGATCGATGGAACCTTCAAAGCAAGAGACTTTCAAGCTGCCAAAGATTTACTCAAAGAAATGCTCAACCGGGGCTTGGCTCCTGATATCTTCACCTTTTCTACACTGATAAACAGGTTGTCGAAAGCTGGACTGTTGGATGAAGCAAAAGAAATCTATGATAGGATGATCTCTGTAGGCTATGCACCTGACTGTATTGTGTTGGATTCCTTGTTGAAAGGCTTTAGTTCAAAGGGTGATGCCAAAGGAGTCATGAGTTTGTTGCATCAGATGTCTGATTTGGATGTTATtctagacaaaaaaattatagctaCCATTGTTTCTTGCCTGTGTCAGAATTCAAGTAACCTTGACGTCAATGATCTACCAAATTTTTCCGAATCAAAATCAGGTGTAGGCATGAGATGCACAGAACTTTTGTCCACACTCGGCAAGTCTCACCCTGATCTTCAAATAAGCATTGTGTAA
- the LOC104454521 gene encoding cilia- and flagella-associated protein 20, whose product MFKNTFQSGFLSILYSLGSKPLQIWDKEVVNGHVKRLQDEDIQSNVLEIVGSNVQSAYITCPPDPAATLGIKLPFLVVIVKNLKKFFTFEIQVLDDKNVRRRFRASNFQAVTRVKPYICTMPLKLDEGWNQIQLNLADLTRRAYGTNYVETLRVQVHANCRIRRIYFSDRLYSEEELPPEFKLYLPMQKS is encoded by the exons ATGTTCAAGAACACTTTCCAATCCGGGTTTTTGTCCATTCTATACAGCCTCGG GAGCAAGCCCTTGCAGATTTGGGATAAAGAAG TTGTCAATGGCCACGTAAAACGGCTGCAAGATGAAGACATTCAGTCGAATGTCCTCGAGATTGTCGGCTCGAATGTTCAATCCGCATACATCACATGCCCTCCGGATCCGGCTGCAACGCTTGGTATTAAACTGCCGTTCTTGGTTGTGATTGTGAAGAATCTGAAGAAGTTCTTTACCTTTGAGATTCAAGTGCTGGATGACAAGAACGTGAGGCGGCGCTTCCGTGCTTCTAATTTTCAA GCTGTGACTCGAGTAAAGCCATATATTTGCACCATGCCACTGAAGTTGGATGAAGGATGGAATCAGATCCAGTTGAATCTCGCCGACCTCACCAGAAGAGCATATGGAACCAACTATGTCGAGACACTGAGAGTGCAGGTACATGCAAACTGCCGTATACGGAGAATCTATTTCTCAGACCGCCTATACTCAGAAGAGGAACTTCCACCGGAATTTAAACTCTATCTCCCCATGCAG AAAAGTTAG
- the LOC104454522 gene encoding retinoblastoma-related protein produces MSPVAANAMEEAAEPEVPAPVTPSKDDADTDAAVSRFLGFCKSKLGLAEGNCVQSSTLLRKTAHVLRSSGTVIGTGTAEEAERYWFAFVLYTVRRVGERKAEDEQNGSDETEVPLSRILKASVLNLIDFFKEIPQFVIKAGAIVSGIYGANWDSRLEAREMQTNYVHLCILCKFYKRICGEFFILNDAKDDMKSADSSTSDPVIMYQPFGWLLFLALRIHALSRFKDLVSSTNALVSVLAILIIHLPTRFRKFSISDSSQLVKRSEKGVDLVGSLAYRYDTSEDEIKRTLEKANNVIAEILGITPPPASECKAENLENVDTDGLIYFGNLMEETSLSSILSTLEKIYEDATRNDSEFDERVFINDDDSLLVSGSLSGAAINLTGAKRKYDSFASPAKTITRPLSPSRSPASHINGIIGGTNLRITATPVATAMTTAKWLRTFVSPLPSKPSTDLQGFLASCDRDVTSDVIRRANIILEAIFPNSPIGERTVTGGLQNANLMDNMWAEQRRLEALKLYYRVLEAMCRAEAQILHSNNLTSLLTNERFHRCMLACSAELVLATHKTVTMLFPAVLERTGITAFDLSKVIESFVRHEETLPRELRRHLNTLEERLLENMVWERGSSMYNSLVVARPALAPEINRLGLLPEPMPSLDAIALLINFSSSGLPQSPVQKHEASPGQNGDIRSPKRISTEYRSVLVERNFTSPVKDRLLALSNIKSKLPPPPLQSAFASPTRPHPGGGGETCAETAIHIFFSKITKLAAVRINAMLERLQLSQQIKEGIYCLFQQILSQRTNLFFNRHIDQVILCCFYGIAKINQINLTFREIIYNYRKQPQCKPQVFRNVFVDWSTRRNGKAGNEHVDIISFYNEIFIPSVKPLLVELGPTGATTRTNRTSEVGNKNDAQCPGSPKISSFPTLPDMSPKKVSASHNVYVSPLRSSKMDASISHSSKSYYACVGESTHAYQSPSKDLVAINSRLNGNRKVRGTLNFDDVDAGLVSDSMVANSLYLQNGSSMSSSTAKSSEKPES; encoded by the exons ATGAGCCCGGTCGCTGCGAACGCCATGGAGGAGGCGGCGGAACCCGAGGTCCCAGCTCCCGTCACTCCCAGCAAGGACGACGCCGACACCGATGCCGCCGTGTCGCGCTTCTTGGGATTCTGCAAG AGTAAATTGGGCCTGGCCGAGGGAAATTGCGTGCAGTCTTCGACGCTGCTGAGGAAAACCGCACATGTGCTGCGGTCGAGTGGGACTGTTATCGGTACTGGAACG GCGGAAGAAGCAGAACGCTATTGGTTCGCTTTTGTGTTGTACACTGTTAGAAGGGTAGGCGAGAGGAAAGCCGAGGATGAGCAAAATGGATCGGACGAGACTGAGGTCCCTTTGTCCCGGATATTGAAAGCTTCAGTACTAAA CCTCATCGACTTTTTCAAAGAGATTCCGCAATTTGTTATCAAGGCTGGGGCAATCGTAAGCGGCATATATGGTGCTAATTGGGACAGCAGGCTAGAG GCCAGAGAGATGCAGACAAACTACGTGCATTTATGCATTTTGTGCAA GTTTTATAAACGTATATGCGGTGAATTCTTCATTCTAAACGATGCAAAAGATGATATGAAGTCCGCTGATTCAAGCACTTCTGACCCCGTGATTATGTACCAACCTTTCGGATGGTTGCTGTTTTTGGCGCTTAGAATACATGCCTTGAGCCGATTTAAGGACCTCGTTTCTAGCACAAATGCTTTGGTCTCTGTACTG gctattctaataattcatcTTCCAACCCGCTTCAGAAAATTCAGCATTTCTGACTCATCACAACTTG TTAAGAGAAGTGAGAAGGGGGTTGACCTTGTTGGATCACTCGCTTATCGTTACGATACCTCAGAAGATGAGATCAAGAGAACATTGGAAAAAGCCAATAACGTGATAGCAGAAATTTTGGGGATAACTCCGCCTCCAGCTTCAGAGTGCAAAGCAGAGAATCTGGAGAATGTTGACACAG ATGGCTTGATCTACTTTGGAAATCTCATGGAGGAAACATCTTTGTCATCCATTTTAAGTACtttagaaaaaatttatgaagatGCAACTCGTAATGACAGTGAATTCGATGAGAGGGTATTTATAAATGACGACGACAGCTTGCTTGTATCGGGTAGCTTGTCTGGGGCCGCCATTAATTTAACTGGTGCCAAG AGGAAATATGACTCATTTGCCTCCCCTGCAAAGACTATCACAAGACCACTCTCTCCCAGCCGCTCTCCAGCATCTCACATCAACGGTATAATTGGTGGCACTAATTTGAGGATCACTGCTACTCCTGTGGCCACTGCTATGACAACTGCCAAGTGGCTTCGGACGTTCGTGTCCCCACTCCCATCAAAACCTTCAACTGATCTACAGGGATTTCTAGCGTCATGCGATAGGGATGTGACCAGTGATGTGATACGTAGGGCCAATATAATTTTGGAGGCCATCTTTCCAAACAGTCCTATTGGCGAGCGTACTGTAACTGGAGGCTTGCAAAATGCTAATCTCATGGACAACATGTGGGCTGAGCAACGAAGGCTGGAAGCCCTTAAGCTTTACTATCGGGTTTTGGAAGCTATGTGTAGAGCAGAGGCACAAATTTTACATTCGAATAATTTGACCTCTTTGTTAACAAATGAGAGGTTTCATAGGTGTATGCTTGCATGTTCCGCTGAGTTGGTTCTTGCAACACATAAGACTGTGACGATGTTGTTTCCTGCAGTTCTAGAGCGAACAGGTATTACAGCTTTTGACCTTAGTAAGGTGATAGAGAGTTTTGTTAGACATGAGGAAACTCTTCCCAGAGAATTAAGAAGGCATCTGAATACATTAGAAGAGCGACTTCTAGAGAACATGGTGTGGGAGAGAGGTTCTTCAATGTACAATTCCTTGGTAGTGGCAAGACCAGCTCTTGCTCCAGAGATAAATCGGCTAGGCCTATTACCAGAACCAATGCCGTCCTTGGATGCCATTGCCTTgcttattaatttttcttccagTGGATTGCCCCAGTCACCGGTGCAAAAGCACGAGGCTTCTCCTG GTCAGAATGGGGATATCAGGTCTCCCAAGAGAATTAGTACAGAATACCGGAGTGTATTAGTTGAAAGAAACTTCACTTCACCAGTAAAAGATCGACTGTTAGCCTTGAGCAATATCAAGTCAAAGCTACCGCCACCTCCACTTCAGTCTGCATTTGCCAG TCCAACTCGACCACATCCGGGAGGTGGAGGGGAAACATGTGCAGAAACCGCAATCCATATATTCTTTAGCAAG ATTACTAAGCTGGCAGCCGTCAGAATTAATGCCATGCTTGAAAGGCTACAACTCTCTCAGCAGATAAAGGAAGGCATTTATTGCCTATTTCAGCAAATACTCAGTCAGCGAACTAATCTCTTCTTTAATCGCCATATTGATCAAGTAATACTCTGCTGTTTCTACGGTATCGCGAAG ATCAATCAAATAAACCTGACCTTTAGGGAGATCATTTACAACTATAGGAAGCAACCCCAGTGCAAGCCACAAGTGTTCCGCAATGTTTTTGTTGATTGGTCAACCCGGCGGAATGGG AAAGCGGGGAATGAGCATGTGGATATTATCTCTTTCTACAATGAAATATTCATTCCTTCTGTGAAACCGCTGCTCGTTGAACTTGGGCCCACAGGAGCAACTACTAGAACAAACCGGACTTCTGAAGTTGGCAATAAAAATGATG CTCAATGCCCTGGGTCACCTAAGATATCTTCTTTTCCAACTCTCCCGGATATGTCCCCTAAGAAAGTATCTGCATCCCACAATGTCTACGTATCTCCACTGAGATCATCTAAG ATGGACGCTTCAATCTCTCATAGCTCGAAAAGCTATTATGCTTGTGTTGGAGAGAGCACCCATGCCTACCAAAGCCCTTCCAAAGACCTTGTTGCCATCAACAGTCGCCTGAATGG TAACCGAAAGGTGAGAGGCACGCTTAATTTTGATGATGTTGACGCTGGCCTCGTCAGTGACTCTATGGTGGCCAACAGCCTCTACCTTCAGAATGGGAGCAGTATGTCTTCATCAACTGCTAAATCATCTGAGAAACCAGAATCATAA
- the LOC104454523 gene encoding 3'-5' exoribonuclease 1, with protein sequence MDFDRREDTRRNFAALSRSYSSNGILYNLQDKSNALSGLSKLKDGTSGQSDGDVAKKVLSISRGEHPNGPNYPLYYGWRYPYSHQMQPYQMNSFEGQFFSFHGGNGFHGYRPDMLSQGYLPECQFQDFQYFVVIDFEATCDKEKNPHPQEIIEFPSVIVSSMTGKLEACFQTYVRPTCNQHLSDFCKDLTGIQQSQVDRGVTLSEALLSHDKWLEKKGIKNTNFAVVTWSNWDCRVMLESECRYKKIRKPSYFNRWINLKVPFQEVFGGLRCNLKEAVEMAGLTWLGRAHCGLDDAKNTARLLMVLLCRGIKFSITNSLTLYDNDHALISQHSPPHQPHTQKDLRGPQSQYNPYCFCGIKSSVGFVRNPGTKQGNFFFWCGNSAAARGGGCRYFQWAAS encoded by the exons ATGGACTTTGATCGCAGAG AAGATACTCGAAGGAATTTCGCGGCATTATCTAGAAGTTATTCCAGCAATGGAATCCTTTACAACCTTCAGGATAAAAGCAACGCACTCTCCGGGTTATCCAAGCTTAAGGATGGAACTAGCGGTCAGTCTGATGGGGATGTTGcgaagaaagttttgtcaattagTAGAGGTGAACATCCCAATGGACCTAATTATCCTCTCTACTATGGCTGGCGGTATCCCTACTCTCATCAGATGCAGCcgtaccaaatgaattcttttgagggtcaatttttctctttccacgGGGGAAACGGCTTTCATGGTTATCGGCCAGATATGCTCTCTCAAGGTTACCTCCCCGAGTGCCAGTTCCAAGACTTTCAGTATTTTGTAGTCATAGACTTTGAGGCAACCTGTGACAAGGAAAAGAATCCCCATCCTCAAGAGATAATTGAATTCCCATCTGTTATAGTGAGTAGCATGACTGGCAAATTGGAAGCATGCTTCCAAACCTATGTTCGACCAACATGCAATCAGCATCTGAGTGACTTTTGCAAAGATTTGACTGGTATCCAGCAATCTCAG GTAGATCGAGGTGTTACTCTGAGTGAGGCTCTTCTTAGTCATGACAAATGGCTTGAAAAGAAGGGCataaagaacacaaattttgcTGTTGTTACCTGGTCCAACTGGGATTGCCGGGTGATGTTGGAATCCGAGTGTCGATATAAGAAAATTCGAAAGCCTTCTTACTTCAACAG ATGGATTAACCTAAAAGTCCCATTCCAAGAAGTTTTCGGAGGTCTAAGATGTAATCTTAAGGAGGCGGTTGAGATGGCTGGCTTGACCTGGCTCGGGCGTGCTCATTGTGGTTTAGATGATGCAAAAAACACAGCTCGCTTGCTTATGGTTCTTTTGTGCAGGGGAATCAAATTTTCCATCACCAACTCTCTGACATTGTATGACAATGACCATGCTCTGATATCACAGCACTCGCCTCCCCATCAGCCACACACACAGAAGGATTTGCGGGGTCCTCAATCACAGTATAATCCTTATTGTTTCTGTGGCATCAAGAGCAGCGTAGGCTTTGTTCGGAACCCAGGTACAAAGCAAGGGAACTTCTTCTTTTGGTGTGGCAATTCAGCTGCTGCGAGAGGTGGCGGATGCCGTTATTTTCAGTGGGCGGCTTCTTGA